In one Solanum dulcamara chromosome 1, daSolDulc1.2, whole genome shotgun sequence genomic region, the following are encoded:
- the LOC129891129 gene encoding delta(12)-fatty-acid desaturase FAD2-like, with amino-acid sequence MGGGGNMFNPTSISKEKKNPLQRVPISNPPFTIGDIKKVIPPHCFHRSVIRSSFYLIQDLIFTFIFYYIATTYFTVFPSPYSYLAWPIYWIFQGCVCTGLWVIAHECGHHSFSQYKWLNDIIGFILHSALLTPYFSWKYSHRRHHSNTASLENDENYVPKFKSKLKWYTKSYVNNPLARLLLLAFTLTAGLPLYYAINIAGKPYDRFASHYDPYSPIYNDRERLQIYISDVGVIATIYLLYRVALTQGLTWVVCIYGVPLLIVNGFIVLITLLHHTHASLPHYDSSEWNWLRGALATVDRDYGVLNKVFHHIIDTHVLHHLFSTIPHYHAMEATNAIKPLLGEYYQFDGTPFYKALWRDFKECQYVDKDEGSQDTGIFWYTNNM; translated from the coding sequence atggGAGGTGGTGGTAATATGTTTAATCCAACAAGTATaagtaaagaaaagaaaaatcctCTCCAAAGAGTGCCAATTTCAAATCCCCCTTTTACAATTGGTGATATCAAGAAGGTCATCCCTCCTCATTGCTTTCATAGATCTGTCATTCGTTCCTCCTTCTATCTTATTCAGGATCTCATATTTACCTTCATCTTCTACTACATTGCCACTACTTACTTCACCGTCTTTCCATCCCCGTATTCTTACCTAGCATGGCCTATTTACTGGATCTTTCAAGGTTGTGTTTGCACCGGACTATGGGTCATTGCCCATGAATGCGGCCACCATTCCTTCAGTCAGTACAAATGGTTAAATGACATTATCGGTTTTATACTCCACTCAGCACTTTTAACACCCTATTTTTCATGGAAATATAGTCATCGTCGTCACCACTCCAACACTGCTTCTCTTGAGAATGATGAAAACTATGTACCTAAGTTTAAATCCAAACTAAAATGGTACACAAAATCATACGTGAATAATCCACTAGCGCGATTATTATTACTTGCCTTCACCCTCACTGCTGGCTTGCCTTTGTACTATGCCATCAATATAGCCGGTAAACCTTATGATCGTTTTGCAAGTCATTATGATCCATATAGCCCTATTTACAATGACCGTGAGAGACTACAAATTTACATCTCTGATGTAGGTGTCATTGcaactatttatttattatatcgTGTTGCTTTGACACAAGGGCTAACTTGGGTTGTATGCATCTATGGGGTGCCCCTTCTAATTGTGAATGGATTCATAGTGTTGATCACTTTATTACACCACACTCATGCTTCATTGCCACATTATGATTCATCAGAATGGAATTGGCTAAGAGGAGCTCTAGCTACTGTAGATAGAGACTACGGCGTGCTAAATAAGGTGTTCCATCATATTATAGATACTCATGTTTtacatcatttattttcaactataccACATTATCATGCTATGGAGGCCACCAACGCCATCAAGCCACTACTAGGAGAATACTATCAATTTGATGGAACTCCATTTTACAAAGCATTATGGAGAGATTTTAAGGAGTGTCAATATGTAGACAAAGATGAAGGATCTCAAGACACAGGCATTTTCTGGTATACAAACAACATGTAA
- the LOC129891137 gene encoding delta(12)-fatty-acid desaturase FAD2-like: MGAGGNMSTPTTKNEEKKNHLQRVPSSKPPFTLGDIKKAIPPHCFQRSLIRSFSYLIQDLILVSIFYYIANTYFHLLPSPLTYLAWPAYWIVQGCVSTGIWVIGHECGHHGFSDYQWVDDTVGLILHSALLTPYFAWKHSHRRHHANTGSLENDEVYIPRFKSKLRWYYKYLNNPLGRIFVLAFTLTFAWPLYLVFNISGKKYDRFACHYDPYSPIYSNRERLQIYISDAGVIAATYVLYRLALTQGLTWLVCIYGVPLLIVNGFIVLITLLHHTHASLPHYDSSEWDYLRGALATVDRDYGVLNKVFHNVTDTHVLHHIFSYISHYHAMEATNAIKPLLGEYYQVDDTPIFKAMWRDTKECIYVEKDEGSQGRGVYWYKNKL; the protein is encoded by the coding sequence ATGGGAGCTGGTGGAAATATGTCTACTCCAACaactaaaaatgaagaaaagaaaaatcatctCCAAAGAGTTCCATCTTCAAAGCCTCCTTTTACACTTGGTGATATCAAGAAGGCCATTCCCCCTCACTGCTTCCAACGTTCTCTTATTCGATCCTTCTCCTATCTTATTCAGGATCTCATACTTGTCTCCATCTTCTATTATATCGCCAACACTTACTTCCACCTCCTTCCATCCCCATTAACTTACCTTGCATGGCCTGCTTATTGGATCGTTCAAGGTTGTGTTTCCACTGGAATATGGGTCATTGGCCATGAATGTGGCCATCATGGCTTCAGTGATTACCAATGGGTAGATGACACTGTTGGTCTTATCCTTCACTCTGCTCTTTTAACTCCCTATTTTGCATGGAAACATAGTCATCGTCGTCACCATGCCAACACAGGTTCCCTTGAGAATGATGAAGTTTACATACCTAGGTTTAAATCCAAACTAAGATGGTACTACAAATACTTGAACAATCCACTAGGACGAATATTCGTACTTGCCTTCACCCTCACTTTTGCCTGGCCTTTATACTTGGTCTTCAATATCTCCGGCAAAAAATATGATCGTTTTGCATGTCACTACGATCCATATAGCCCAATATATTCAAACCGCGAGAGACTACAAATCTACATCTCAGATGCAGGTGTGATTGCAGCTACTTATGTGTTGTACCGCCTTGCTTTGACACAAGGACTAACTTGGCTTGTATGCATCTATGGAGTTCCCCTCCTTATTGTGAATGGGTTCATAGTGTTGATCACTCTTTTGCACCACACTCACGCTTCATTGCCACATTATGATTCATCGGAATGGGATTATCTAAGAGGAGCTCTAGCTACGGTAGACAGAGACTATGGTGTGCTAAATAAGGTGTTCCACAATGTTACAGATACACATGTTTTGCATCATATATTCTCATACATATCACATTATCATGCAATGGAGGCCACCAACGCTATTAAACCATTGCTAGGAGAATACTACCAAGTTGACGATACTCCAATTTTTAAGGCAATGTGGAGGGATACCAAGGAGTGCATCTATGTGGAAAAAGATGAAGGATCACAAGGGAGAGGTGTTTATTGGTATAAAAACAAGCTTTAA